The sequence CCCCGACGGCTCCCGGAAGCGGGCCGTCTGGTCGATGGAACGCCAGGTCCGCTTCACCGCGGGCGTCACCGTGCTGCTCGGCCTCGCCCTCGGGCTGCTCCTGCACCCCTCCCTCGCGTTGCTGTCCGCCGCGATCGGGGGCGGCCTGGTCTTCTCCGCTCTCACGAACAGCTGCGCGATGGCGGTCGTCCTCGGCAGGCTGCCCTTCAACCGCCAGGGGGCCGGGGGCCGGGCGTGAGCACACCCGGCCCCGCGAATCCGACGCCCGGCGGGGGCAACCCCGCCGGGCCCCACGACGTCCTCCCGTGCAGGACGCGCCGCCCAGGAGGCGGTGCGTGGACCGCTGAGAGGATCACGTGATGAGCGAGAAGGCCCGGCGCCTGTTCGACGCCCTCGACCTCGACCAGGACGGCACGCTGACCCGTGCCGAGGTCATCGGCGCCCTGCGCTCCAAGGGCCCTACCCTCGCCGCGCAGGGTGCGATCCCGTTCTGGGGCGTCGGGGGCACCGACGACTCCTCCGCGCTCTTCGACGCGGCCGACCAGAACGGCGACCGCGTGCTGACGTTCGAGGAGTTCGCGGCCGTGGTCAACCGCCGCTTCGGCTGGTAGCGGCGGAGCCACCGCGCCCTGCCGCGCCGTCCGAGCCGCCAACTCCCGGGGACGGCACGGCGGTCCGACGGTCCGGGCCGGGGACGTCCGGGCATTGGGTACGCTCTCGGTTGACTTCGGGGCGCCGGCAGGTGCTGGATCGCCGCAATCAGAGATGGGTCCCCATGGGTAGTGCACCGTCCGCCGACTTCTTCCAGCCGCTCAAGGCGGACGATCCGACCGTCGTGGGCGGCTACCGCCTGGCGGCCGTACTGGGCGCGGGAGGCATGGGCAAGGTCTATCTCTCCTACACTCCGGGTGGCCGGCCCATCGCCATCAAGGTGATCCGGCCCGAGTTCAGCGAGGACCCCGAATTCCGACGGCGCTTCCAGCAGGAGGTGCGGTCCGCGGAGCGGGTCCAAGGGCTCTACACCGCGCCCGTCATCGACTCGGACACCGAAGGCGCCCAGCCGTGGCTGGCCACGGCCTACGTGCCCGGCCCCTCGCTCGCCCACGCCGTGGCCCGACACGGCGCGCTACCGGTGCGCAGCGTGCTGCTGCTGACCGTCGGGGTCGCCGAGGCCCTGCACGTCATCCACGGCGCGGGCATCGTCCACCGGGACCTGAAGCCCGCCAACGTGCTGCTCGCCTCCGACGGCCCGCGCGTCATCGACTTCGGCATCGCCCGGGCCGCCGACTCCACCGCCCTGACCAGTACCGGGGTCAGCGTCGGGACCCCGGCGTTCATGGCGCCCGAACAGGCCTCGGTCGGCACGGTCACCCCGGCGACCGATGTCTTCGCCCTCGGGCAGATCGCCGCCTTCAGCGCGATCGGGGCGTCCGTCTTCGGCGACGGGCCCTCGCACGCGGTGCTCTACCGGATCGTGCACGAGGATCCCGACCTCAGCGCCCTGCCGGAGGAGTTGCGGCCGGTGGTCTCCCGTTGTCTCAGCCGGGACCCGGCCGACCGGCCGACCCTGGCCGAGGTCATCGAACTGTGCAACGCGGCCTCGGACGTGCCGCTGCGCCAGGGCGAGGACTGGCTGCCGCGGGCCGTCGCCGGTTCCCTCACCGAACGGCTGCACCTGCCCGCGCCGGTGCCCACCCCGCCGCCGACGGCCGCCTCGGCCCCGGCCCCGACGCCGACTCCGACGCCGACCGAGGTCTCGCCGCAGGCCCCGGGGGCGGCGCCGGCTCCGGGTGCGCCGGTGGTGCCCGCCGCTCCCGGGTACGCGCCGACCGGCCTGGCCGCCGCCGCCGCGCCGACGCAGACGGCTCCGACGCAGGGGGCGCCGGGGGCCGTGCCGCCGGGTTACCCGACGCCGCCCCCGTACACGCAGCCTTCGTACCCGCAGCCGCAGCCGCAGCCGCAGCACCACCAGCCGCAGTACAGCCACCCCCAGTACACGCAGCCCTCGTACACCCCCGGGCACGGCACGCCGCCGCCCTTCCACCCCCAGGGCTTCGTCCCCGGCCCGCCCACTCCGCCGCGCCCCAGGCGGACGGCACTGATCGTCGTCGGGTCGGTCGCGGCGGCGGTCATCGGGCTCGTGGTCATCGGGTCCCTGCTGCCGGACGGCTCCACCAAGGGCGGCGGCGACAAGGCCTCGAAGGGCGGTGCCTCGTCGGGCGCCTCGCAGAAGCAGCCCGACCCCCAGCCGGTGGCGTACCAACGCATCGAAGTGCCCCAGAACCACCAGCTGATGCTCGCCGACAACCCGCCGCGGCCGGCCGAGGAACCGACCGGTGCAGGAGTGCTGTACGGGCACGCGGACCTCTTCTTCTACCGCGACACCCTCTTCGGGGACGAGAAGTTCGGTACCACGAACGGCAAGATCGTCCTGCTGAACAACTCCGAGAAGGGCTCCTTGGAGACCTGCCGCGCCGTGACCCGCTTCACCGAGAAGGTCGGCCTCGACCAGCTCACGGACGGGTCACAGGTCTGCGTGCTGAGCAAGGCCGGCCACATCGCGCTGGCGACCTACCACGGCAGGTCGGGCGGGAAGAACGAGACCGGTTTCATCACCGTCGACGTGACGGTCTGGCGCAACGCCGAGCCCGCCGCGAAGGACTAGGCCGTCGACAAGGCCTGGGGGGTGGCTTGTCAGTGGGATCGGAGAGGATGGGTCCTCGAAGATCGACGACGAGGGCGGCGGGAGCGCTGCCGGCCTCGTCCTACGGGGAGGATGGCCACCGTGCAGGAAGTGACGCGTCACGAGGTGGGCGAGGAGCGGACGGGTCGAGCCCTGGAGGACATCCGGCGGCGGACCTTCGGCCGCTGGCACGGACTGCGCTACGGCAGCCTGTCCATCAAGGGGATTCAGGAGACGGGCGACGAACTCCTGGACCATGTCGGCGCCCTCACCCTCCAGGATCCGCAACTGGACGGCGAGCCGGGCCGGTTGGCGCTGCGGACAGCGGCGGAGTGCGCGCTCGGTGTGCTGACGCTCGGCACCTGCCCCGACGGGGACTTCGAGGTCTTCTTCCCCCTCGTCGACGAGGAACTCAGCAGCGAGGACTTCGCCTTCGGCGACGCGGTCGACCAGGCGCCCACGGCGCGGGTCTGGGTGGACGTCTTCGCGCTGAGCGTGATCACCGGGCTGCTGTGGGAGCGGGCCCGGGTGATCGGTCCGCTGCTGGGGAAGGACTACGCTCCCATGTTCCACGCGGGGCTGCCGTACTCGTCCTTGAGCTCGGTGTCCGACCCGGCCGAACTCGCCGAGATGGACGCGCTGTGCGACTACCTCCACCTGGTGGAGACGCCGCGCTCGCCGTGGATCGCGTCCGGGGTGACGCCCCTGCGCAAGCCGGAGGCCGAGGAGCGTGCCGCGGCCGCCGCGCGCCTCGACGCGGCGGGCCCGCAGACCCCTGACCAGCGACTGCTGCGCGTACTCCTCGACGACGACCAGGCCGCGTTCGAGCGGGCCCTGACCGGCCGGCTCCTGGAACACCGTGACAGCGCCGGCCCGGACGCCGCGCCGAGGACGCTGCTGCCGGTCACGGTCGTCGCCCTGGCCGCCCTCGCCGTGCACGCACACGGCTGGGAGCTGAACGTGCGCTCCGGCTACCTCCCGGCGAGCCTGCTGCGCGCCCCGAGCGAGTAGGGGCGCGCACCGCGGCGTGCCCGGGCTAGGAAGGGAGTACGACGGCGGCCGCGGTCGGGAGTACGGCGGGGCGGTCGAGGAAGGCGAGCACGGCCCGCTTCTCCGGGAGGTACACCTCGGGCAGGTCGATCTCCGGGAGCGTGATCTCGCCCTGGCCGACGAAGCCGAGCCGGTTCATCAGGGCCACCGCCTTGGCGTTGGAGGCGTCGGGCTCGGCCACCGCGCGCAGGACGGCCGGGTCACGGAAGGTGAACCGGATGAGCGAGCCGATCAGGGTCCGGCTGAATCCGGGCCGGGGCCGGCCGGCCACCGGGGCCAGCATCAGGTGGACGCCGATGTCGCCCTCCCGGACCTCGTAGCACTCGCTGACCCGGTCCTCGGTGGGCTCGTACGTCTGGAAGAGCGCCACGGGCTCGTCGTCGAGTCGGACCATGAACGCGTGGTGCGTGTCGCGGCGGTCCACGTCCTCGTAGATCTCCTGGACCAGTTCCCGGCTGGCGCCGTTCATGCCCCAGAACTGCGCGCGTTCCTCGACGACCCAGGAGTGCAGCACGGCGGAGTCCGCGGCGGGGTCGACCGGGGTGAAGCGGACCGTGCCGAAGCCTTCGACGGTCTCGGTCAGGACGTCCGCGCGCGGGGAGACGAGGGGGGTGGACTCGGGTCTCATACAGGTTCCGTTTCTGCTTCTGCTCGTGCGGCAAGGACCGGCGGGCGCGCGAGCACGCGCACGCCTCCTTGCTTAGGGTGCCCTAACTATAGGCACGCCTAGAACGAGCTCACGCGCGGGCCCACCGAGCGCGTGAGGCATCCACGGGTCAGGGGCGTCCGACGGAGGTGTAGCGGAATCCGATCTCGCGCAGGCGCGTGGGGTCGAGGAGGTTGCGGCCGTCGAAGAGGACCGGTGTGCGCATGACGCCGCAGGCCTCGGTCCAGTCGATCTCGGCGAGTTCGGGCCACTCGGTCACGATCACGGCCGCGTCCGCGCCGGCGAGTGCCTGCCGCGGGGTCGGGAAGCGGTCCACGGAGTCCCACGGTTCCCCCGCGGCCGGGCGGGCCAGGGGGTCCCAGGCGCGTACGTGCGCGCCTTCGGCGAGCAGCCGTCCGGCGAGCACGGTGGACGGCGCCTCGCGCATGTCGTCGGTGCCGGGCTTGAACGCCATGCCCAGGAGGGCGACGTGCCGGCCGGCGAGGTCGCCCAGCTCGTCCTTGAGGTGTTGGACGGCGCGGCGCTTCTGGATGTTGTTGACGTTGATCACGGCGGTGAGGAGCTGGGGGTGGAAGCCGGTGTTGGAGGCCATCTGGCGCAGGGCTTCGCTGTCCTTGGGGAAGCAGGAGCCGCCCCAGCCGATTCCCGGGCGCAGGAAGTGGGCGCCGAGGCGGTGGTCCATGCCGACGGCTCCGAGGACCTCGGTGACGTTCGCGCCGGTGTTCTCGCACAGGGTCGCGATCTCGTTGGCGAAGCTGATCTTCGTGGCGAGGAGCGCGTTGGAGGCGAGTTTGACCATCTCGGCTGACTTGACGTCCATCGTGGCCACGGGGGCGTCGATGCCGGTGTGCAGGGCGGCGACGAGGGCGCCGGCCGTGTCGTCGTCCTGTCCGATCACGATGCGGTCCGGAGCCATGAAGTCGGGGATGGCTCGGCCTTCGGCGGTGAACTCGGGGTTGGAGACGTAGCCGACGTGGGAGAGCCCGATCTCGTCCAGCAGGAGGCGGGCGCGGGCACCGGTACCGACGGGGACCGTGGACTTCATGGCGACGGCACGTAGGTCGTGGGCCGTGGCCAGGGACCGGATGACGGCCCATACGCGGGTGAGGTCGGCGTCGCCGGAGGCCGAGGGCGGGGTGTCCACGCAGACGTAGGCGATCTCGGCGCCGGTGAGCGCCTGGTCGAGGTCCTGGGTGAAGGTGAGACGTTCCTTGTTCCGGGCGATCATGTCGCCGAGCCCGGGTTCGTGGATGGGAACGTCACCGGCGAGGAGGATGCGGACGCGTTCGGGGTCGATGTCCCGGACCGTCACGTGGTGACCCAGCTCGGCGAGGCACGCGCCGGTCACCAGGCCGATGTATCCGGCGCCGAACACCGCGATGCGTCGCTCTGCCATGGTCTGCCCATTCTCTTCGCGGTCGGTCAGGCGGTGGTTCCGATGGGCCCGGAGAGGCCCTGACCATGGGCGACACCCTACTCGCGCCGCCTCGGCGCCCAGGACGGCGTCCTTGCAGAGCGGGCCGTGGCCGGCGCCGGTGCTCCGGACAGCGGGAGGCTGATCATCACTTAAGATTCAAGGCGGCCGCTGGGCTGCGGCTCGTCGCTTTGCGCGGCGACTGCGGAACGGTCGGGCCGACCGGTCGAGGAGCGCGGCCCGAGCAGGGCAGCGTCTCGGTCCGGACGGCGACCATCTGACGCTGATCATGAAGATCCCGGGGAATCGTGTGACCGCCGGCGTGCGTCTCAGTGGTGTGGGGCCCACAACCCACCCGCCCACGAACAGAAGACCCCCAGGGAGAAGTGAGGTATGCCAGTGATCTGCGTCGGAGGCATGATCGGGATCGGCAAGACGAGCGTGGCCGAGCTGCTCGCCAAGGAGCTCGGCAGCGAGGTCTTCTACGAGAGCGTGGACGACAATCCGATCCTTCCGCTCTTCTACACGGCGAGCCCCGAAGAGATCCAGGCGAAGCGCTACCCCTTCCTGCTGCAGCTCTACTTCCTGCAGACCCGGTTCGCCTCGATCAAGGAGGCGTACAAGCAGGGGGACAACGTCCTGGACCGGTCCATCTACGAGGACTGGTACTTCGCCAAGGTCAATCACGACCTGGGCCGGATCAGCACCCTCGAGATGCAGGTGTACGAGGGGCTGCTCAACGAGATGATGCGCGAGATCGACGGTCTGCCGTACCGCAAGGCGCCCGATCTCATGGTCTACCTGAAGGCGGACTTCGAGACGGTGCTGCACCGGATCGGGCTGCGGGGCCGCGGCTTCGAACAGGACGAGAGCCTCGTCGAGTACTACCGGACGCTGTGGTCCGGCTACGACGACTGGGTGCACAAGCACTACTCGGCCAGCGAGGTCCTCGTCATCGACATGAACCACACGGATGTGGTGAACAACCCCGAGGACGCGGCCCGTGTGGTCCAGGAGGTCAAGGACACCCTGGCGGCGGTCGCGCACCGGCGGATCTGAGCCCGCCGCGCTCGGTCGGTCCGCCGTGAGCGGGGCTCGCGCTGTGCGCGCCCCGCGCCGACCCGGGTCGACCCCACGGCGAGCGGTTCGTACAAGACCGGTGCCGCCGGGGCGCCGGACACTGCCGTCATGACCTCGTCCAGCGAAACACCCGGCACTCGCCCTCAGCCCTCCGATTCCCGGTCCCGGTCGCGCGGGACGGCGCGGGCCGCCCGTCCGTTCACACCCGCCGCGGGCCGGTTCGCCCCCACCAGCCTCTACGACCCCGTGGCCGCCCTGATCCGGGAGCGGCTCTGGCGCGGCCTGCTGGCCATGCACGTGGCTCCGCGGCCGGCAGAGGTGATCGTCGACGTCGGCTGCGGCACCGGCTCCCAGGCCCTGCTGCTGCACCGCGTCGAACCGGCGGCCCGTGTCATCGGTATCGACCCGGACCCCCGCGTCCTGGCGGTCGCCCGACGCAAGGCCCGGGTCGCGGGCGCCGCCGTCGACTGGCGCCAGGGCATGGGCGACGAGCTGGTGGACGTGCTCGGGGCGGGCAGCGCGGACCGCGCCGTCTCCGGTCTCGTACTCCACCAGTGCCCCCTCCCGATGAAGCGGGCGATCCTGGCCTCCCTGCACACCGTGCTGCGGCCCGGCGGCCGACTGGTCCTGGCCGACTACGGACTCCAGCGCACCCGCCTGATGCGCACCGCGTTCCGCGTCGTCCAGCTCGCCGACGGCCGGGCCGACACACAGCCCAACGCCGACGGCATCCTGCCCTCCCTCATCACCGAGGCCGGCTTCGACCAGGTCCGTGAGGTGGAGGTCGTCTCAACCGTCACCGGGTCCATCTCCGTGTACGTGGCCCGACGCGCCGGCGGCTGACTGCGACGGCTCCCGCAGCGCCCGCAGTACGGCCGCCGGAGTCATCCCGATCATCTCCCGCATCCGGTGGGTGAGGTGGGCCTGATCGGCGAAGCCGCCGGCGGCCGCCGCGTCGGCCGGGCTGCGCCCCTCCTCCAGAGCCTGGGCGCTCCGGCGCAGCTTCGACCAGATGCGCCGACGGGCGAGCGGGATGCCCAACTGCTGCCGGGCCAGGGCCCGCAGCCGCTGCGGTGACAGACCCACCCGGGCCGCGACCACGTCCATCGGGACCGGCTCCTCCAGGCCCTCCAGCAGGGCTGCCGCGGCGAGCAGTCGCGGGTCCAGCCCTGCCGAGGGCAGGGCCGCCGCCCGGCCGAGCTCGGCCTCGTCGAGCAGGCCCAGCTCGGGCACCGCCAGGATGCCCGAGCCGGAACCGCACCGGCCGCGCAACCGGTCCGCCAGGGCCGAATGCGGCTCCACGAAGAGCGTGAGCAGCTCCCCCGCCGCCACCATCCGGTGCGCGGTCATGGGCGGGACGAGCAACGCCGTCCCCCTGACGACCGTGCCGTCCGCGCCGGCGAGCGCCGCCTCGCCCCGGGGCGCCAGGACGAGCTGGAAGGCGGCGTGTCGATGCACGGACCCTCCGTGCGACTCCCCCCGATACCACGCGTACCCCTCCTCCACCCCGAACCGCGGCCCCAACTCCCGCCCCACGCCCGGTCCTACGCTCCGCCGTACGTCCCGCATCCGACCGCCGCCCGTCCCCATGCGCCCAGACTGCCAGAGCGCGCGATCCCGGCTCGGGAAGGTACCCGGTGAGCGCGAGCCCGCCACCGCCACGTGCTTGCCGCGACGGTCGAACTCGTCGACGATGCTTCCTAGCCACGGCCTTCCGGATCCCATCGGGCCCGGCCGGGGCAGGGGAGAACAGGGGAAACAGTGACAACACACAGCATTTCGAAGAGGCGTCCGACGGTCGCGGCGGCACTCGTTCCGCTCTTCGTGATCGCCGGGCTGCTCCTGGGCCCTGCGGCCACCGCCTCGGCGGCCGCTCCGGCCGCCCGGCAGGCTTCCGCCGCGGCGGCGCTCCCGCAGAGCGGGGTTCTCGCCGGCGCCGGCGTCGCGACCGGTCTCCAGGCACCGATGTCGTCCCAGGCCCGGGCCACCACCGGGACCAAGAAGGGCAAGAAGAGCAAGAAGAAGAAGGGCGGCCTGTTCAAGACCCTCTTGATCGTCCTGCTCGTCGTCCTCGTGCTGTTCGTCGCCCTGTACCTGGTCCGCCGGGCGCTGCGCCGCAGGTCGGCCTAGCTACGGCAGTGTGAGCGCCCTGTCGATCCGGGCGCGGATCTCCTCGTCCTGGAGGACCGCCCGGTAGTCGCCGTACTCCGAGAGCCGGCGGTCCGAGGCCTTCAGTGCCGTGAGGGCTTCCCGGACCGGCGGGGTGAGGTGTCCGTGGTGGGTGAGCGCGTCGAGGGCGGTGGTGAACATCCCGTGCCACTGCCCGTCGGCGGCATAGGTCAGTACCGTCGCCGCTGCCTCCGCCGGCCCCGGCACCGGTGGTTCCCAGGGCCCCCGGTACGGCGTGAGCTCGCCGGGGAGCAGCGGGTTCTCCCCCCACGCGTGCAGCACGTCCCGTAGGTCCTGGACGAGCCACCCCGCGCGGGAGACCTCGTCCCGGAGGGCTTCGCGTACCGCGGGCAGCAGCACGCGGGCGTGTGCCCGCAGCGATCGCAGGACATCGGCGACGTCCGGCTGCCGCGGATCGCTGAGGGCATAGCCCCGGCCTTGCATGTCCCGGTAGGGCGCCACGAGCCGCTCGACGAGATCGGGCAGGGCGCGGGGGTCCCCGATCCGGGTCAGGGCCCACCGCGCGTGGTCACCGACGGTGCCGTCGAAGTACCGCGATTCCCCGGTGTCGTCGAGGAGGGCGGCGAGCCGGTCGGCGTGCGGGGCCGCTTCCCGGCCGAGGATCGCCAGCAGGTGCGCGGCCTTGTAGCGCACGTCGTCGTCCGGGTCGGCCAGCAGTCCGGCCGCGAGCGGCAGCACGGCCGACGCCGCGGAGGGCCGGGACGACAGCAGTCGCCATGCTTGGTCCACCGCGCATCGGCGTAGCTCCGCGTCGCCGATCCGGGTCCCGGCCTCGGCCAGGGCGGCCAAGAACGAGGTGGCCGCCGTCAGGTCCGGCTCCAGCAGGCTTCCGACCCATTCCGCGACGTTGTTGCGGTCGTACGGGTACTCGCATTCCAGGGTGTACCAGACCTCCCCGAACCTCGGGGCGATCACGGGGTCGGTGAGGATCTCCAGCAGCTCGGGCACGGCGCGCCGCACCGCCTGGGGGTCGAGTGGGGCCGAGGCGACCACGGCCGCCACGCGCAGCACCGGGTCCTCACCGTGGAGGAGCCCGTCGAGGACGGCGCGTACCTCCGCGTCCGTCGACTCGGTGAGGTCCTCCGCGGCCGCGACCCGGCCCAGCGCCACCAACAGGGCCACCTGGACGGAGGGGTCCGTCTCCACGTGCCACCGTTCGAGCAGGGGCCCGGTCCGGTCGCTGATCAGCAGCAGGGCCTCCCGCCGCACCTCGGGGACCGCGTCGTCGAGCAGCCTTCGGATACGGGGCCATTGCTGCCACCACATCGCCGCCCGACCGGGGTCGACGCCCTCACCGTCTCCGGCCAGGGATATCAGCAGGCCGACCATGTAAAGGCGTTGGACCGATTTCGGGTCGAGAGCCAGATCCACCACGAACGGCAGCGCGGCCGTGCCGACCGCTGTGCTCCCGAGGACGAGGTCCTGCAGGTCGCCGCACGCCCGCTCCACGGCCTCCGGGCGGGTGGTGGAGTCCGCCCGGGCGATCCGGCGCAGCACCTTCGGCACGTCGGTGGCCGGATGGTCCGGCCCCGCCGCCCCCAACGCCCGCCAGTCCACCGCGTCGAGCGCCTCCCCCATGTCTCCCATGTCCCCCGCCTCACTCCCGCACGTCCGTTCCCCGTACGGGCATCGTGCCAGTGCGGGGGCGGGCGCGGCGCGGCATTTCCCGGCGGGGGTCTTGTCGGTCGGGACGGCTCGGGCTGTGGGCGGGTCCGTTCAGCCGTCGACGGGGTCGGGCAGCCGGCGGAGTTCGAGCAGGGCCACCGAGATCTTCACCGCGGTGGAAATCGTCAGGGCTTGGAGGAACGGCATCCCCATCAGCCACAGGGCCACCATCATGATCGTGAGTACCAAGAACGCCGGGACCAGATTGGTCCGCCTGATCGCGGTCCGTAGGTGAGCGGCTCGGCTGCGGTGCTGATCGTCCGGAGCGATCGGGCGTGTGGCGACGCCCTCCTCGTTGGCGTGCGGCATGGGCTGCTGGCCTTTCCTCGGGTGCTCGGCTGCGAAGACGAGCCTCGGGCCCACCGGAGTGGACTGCCACTGCTGCCACCCGCCCCGCCGCCATCCGACGGACAGGTTCACCTCACCGGCCCAGGTGCGCGACACCCCGAGCGGTGGAGGCGCGCTCCCCCGGAACCGGGCGCC comes from Streptomyces virginiae and encodes:
- a CDS encoding EF-hand domain-containing protein, translated to MSEKARRLFDALDLDQDGTLTRAEVIGALRSKGPTLAAQGAIPFWGVGGTDDSSALFDAADQNGDRVLTFEEFAAVVNRRFGW
- a CDS encoding serine/threonine-protein kinase, producing MGSAPSADFFQPLKADDPTVVGGYRLAAVLGAGGMGKVYLSYTPGGRPIAIKVIRPEFSEDPEFRRRFQQEVRSAERVQGLYTAPVIDSDTEGAQPWLATAYVPGPSLAHAVARHGALPVRSVLLLTVGVAEALHVIHGAGIVHRDLKPANVLLASDGPRVIDFGIARAADSTALTSTGVSVGTPAFMAPEQASVGTVTPATDVFALGQIAAFSAIGASVFGDGPSHAVLYRIVHEDPDLSALPEELRPVVSRCLSRDPADRPTLAEVIELCNAASDVPLRQGEDWLPRAVAGSLTERLHLPAPVPTPPPTAASAPAPTPTPTPTEVSPQAPGAAPAPGAPVVPAAPGYAPTGLAAAAAPTQTAPTQGAPGAVPPGYPTPPPYTQPSYPQPQPQPQHHQPQYSHPQYTQPSYTPGHGTPPPFHPQGFVPGPPTPPRPRRTALIVVGSVAAAVIGLVVIGSLLPDGSTKGGGDKASKGGASSGASQKQPDPQPVAYQRIEVPQNHQLMLADNPPRPAEEPTGAGVLYGHADLFFYRDTLFGDEKFGTTNGKIVLLNNSEKGSLETCRAVTRFTEKVGLDQLTDGSQVCVLSKAGHIALATYHGRSGGKNETGFITVDVTVWRNAEPAAKD
- a CDS encoding immunity 49 family protein, which translates into the protein MATVQEVTRHEVGEERTGRALEDIRRRTFGRWHGLRYGSLSIKGIQETGDELLDHVGALTLQDPQLDGEPGRLALRTAAECALGVLTLGTCPDGDFEVFFPLVDEELSSEDFAFGDAVDQAPTARVWVDVFALSVITGLLWERARVIGPLLGKDYAPMFHAGLPYSSLSSVSDPAELAEMDALCDYLHLVETPRSPWIASGVTPLRKPEAEERAAAAARLDAAGPQTPDQRLLRVLLDDDQAAFERALTGRLLEHRDSAGPDAAPRTLLPVTVVALAALAVHAHGWELNVRSGYLPASLLRAPSE
- a CDS encoding GNAT family N-acetyltransferase, whose amino-acid sequence is MRPESTPLVSPRADVLTETVEGFGTVRFTPVDPAADSAVLHSWVVEERAQFWGMNGASRELVQEIYEDVDRRDTHHAFMVRLDDEPVALFQTYEPTEDRVSECYEVREGDIGVHLMLAPVAGRPRPGFSRTLIGSLIRFTFRDPAVLRAVAEPDASNAKAVALMNRLGFVGQGEITLPEIDLPEVYLPEKRAVLAFLDRPAVLPTAAAVVLPS
- a CDS encoding UDP-glucose dehydrogenase family protein, translating into MAERRIAVFGAGYIGLVTGACLAELGHHVTVRDIDPERVRILLAGDVPIHEPGLGDMIARNKERLTFTQDLDQALTGAEIAYVCVDTPPSASGDADLTRVWAVIRSLATAHDLRAVAMKSTVPVGTGARARLLLDEIGLSHVGYVSNPEFTAEGRAIPDFMAPDRIVIGQDDDTAGALVAALHTGIDAPVATMDVKSAEMVKLASNALLATKISFANEIATLCENTGANVTEVLGAVGMDHRLGAHFLRPGIGWGGSCFPKDSEALRQMASNTGFHPQLLTAVINVNNIQKRRAVQHLKDELGDLAGRHVALLGMAFKPGTDDMREAPSTVLAGRLLAEGAHVRAWDPLARPAAGEPWDSVDRFPTPRQALAGADAAVIVTEWPELAEIDWTEACGVMRTPVLFDGRNLLDPTRLREIGFRYTSVGRP
- a CDS encoding deoxynucleoside kinase; translated protein: MPVICVGGMIGIGKTSVAELLAKELGSEVFYESVDDNPILPLFYTASPEEIQAKRYPFLLQLYFLQTRFASIKEAYKQGDNVLDRSIYEDWYFAKVNHDLGRISTLEMQVYEGLLNEMMREIDGLPYRKAPDLMVYLKADFETVLHRIGLRGRGFEQDESLVEYYRTLWSGYDDWVHKHYSASEVLVIDMNHTDVVNNPEDAARVVQEVKDTLAAVAHRRI
- a CDS encoding class I SAM-dependent methyltransferase, producing the protein MTSSSETPGTRPQPSDSRSRSRGTARAARPFTPAAGRFAPTSLYDPVAALIRERLWRGLLAMHVAPRPAEVIVDVGCGTGSQALLLHRVEPAARVIGIDPDPRVLAVARRKARVAGAAVDWRQGMGDELVDVLGAGSADRAVSGLVLHQCPLPMKRAILASLHTVLRPGGRLVLADYGLQRTRLMRTAFRVVQLADGRADTQPNADGILPSLITEAGFDQVREVEVVSTVTGSISVYVARRAGG
- a CDS encoding helix-turn-helix domain-containing protein, which gives rise to MHRHAAFQLVLAPRGEAALAGADGTVVRGTALLVPPMTAHRMVAAGELLTLFVEPHSALADRLRGRCGSGSGILAVPELGLLDEAELGRAAALPSAGLDPRLLAAAALLEGLEEPVPMDVVAARVGLSPQRLRALARQQLGIPLARRRIWSKLRRSAQALEEGRSPADAAAAGGFADQAHLTHRMREMIGMTPAAVLRALREPSQSAAGASGHVHGDGPGDG
- a CDS encoding HEAT repeat domain-containing protein; translated protein: MGDMGEALDAVDWRALGAAGPDHPATDVPKVLRRIARADSTTRPEAVERACGDLQDLVLGSTAVGTAALPFVVDLALDPKSVQRLYMVGLLISLAGDGEGVDPGRAAMWWQQWPRIRRLLDDAVPEVRREALLLISDRTGPLLERWHVETDPSVQVALLVALGRVAAAEDLTESTDAEVRAVLDGLLHGEDPVLRVAAVVASAPLDPQAVRRAVPELLEILTDPVIAPRFGEVWYTLECEYPYDRNNVAEWVGSLLEPDLTAATSFLAALAEAGTRIGDAELRRCAVDQAWRLLSSRPSAASAVLPLAAGLLADPDDDVRYKAAHLLAILGREAAPHADRLAALLDDTGESRYFDGTVGDHARWALTRIGDPRALPDLVERLVAPYRDMQGRGYALSDPRQPDVADVLRSLRAHARVLLPAVREALRDEVSRAGWLVQDLRDVLHAWGENPLLPGELTPYRGPWEPPVPGPAEAAATVLTYAADGQWHGMFTTALDALTHHGHLTPPVREALTALKASDRRLSEYGDYRAVLQDEEIRARIDRALTLP